In Gammaproteobacteria bacterium, one genomic interval encodes:
- a CDS encoding Tim44-like domain-containing protein: MKALIAALVVGVMTLGFSIDNAEAKRMGNGKSFGGKQSFSQPQNRSAQKEQAAAPTAAPQQGAGAAAAASGGAAKAGLMGALGGLMIGGLLGALFFGGAFENINFMDILIIALIAFVVYKIFASRRRAATQQQPVAAGYGQVDVTPEQHHAPQQRQAHQEPVAAPQQKQGAGFDTDLMFKGDKPDLGSAAVAPRIVSKPAGFDEAHFLTGAKELFVMMQKAWDNGDLADIREFTTDAVFAEIQDQYRAREGSSQTEVISAHAELFDVREIDNATEAAVLFTMSLKEDGVDVHAQEIWHFTKPKAAFKPTWYLDGIQQVEA, from the coding sequence GTAATGACACTGGGATTTTCAATCGACAACGCCGAAGCCAAGCGTATGGGCAACGGCAAGTCTTTTGGTGGAAAACAGAGCTTTAGTCAACCGCAAAACCGTTCTGCACAGAAAGAGCAGGCGGCTGCACCGACAGCGGCTCCTCAGCAGGGGGCTGGCGCTGCGGCGGCTGCTTCGGGCGGTGCTGCCAAGGCTGGTTTGATGGGCGCGTTGGGCGGATTGATGATCGGCGGCCTGTTGGGCGCGCTGTTCTTCGGTGGCGCATTTGAAAATATCAATTTCATGGATATTTTGATCATCGCGCTGATCGCCTTTGTGGTGTACAAGATTTTCGCTTCGCGTCGCCGTGCGGCGACGCAGCAGCAGCCCGTGGCGGCAGGGTATGGTCAGGTCGACGTCACTCCTGAGCAACACCACGCGCCTCAGCAGCGCCAGGCTCATCAGGAACCCGTTGCTGCACCTCAGCAAAAACAAGGTGCTGGGTTTGACACAGATCTGATGTTCAAAGGTGACAAGCCTGATCTGGGTAGCGCGGCAGTTGCGCCTCGAATCGTCAGCAAGCCAGCGGGCTTTGACGAAGCGCACTTCCTCACGGGAGCCAAGGAGCTGTTCGTGATGATGCAAAAAGCCTGGGACAACGGTGATCTGGCCGACATCCGCGAATTTACGACAGACGCGGTGTTCGCTGAAATTCAGGATCAATACCGTGCCCGCGAAGGTAGCAGCCAGACCGAAGTGATCAGTGCCCATGCAGAACTGTTCGATGTACGCGAAATCGACAATGCGACAGAAGCGGCAGTGCTGTTCACCATGAGCCTGAAAGAAGACGGCGTCGACGTTCATGCTCAGGAAATTTGGCACTTCACCAAACCCAAGGCAGCTTTCAAGCCGACTTGGTACCTGGATGGCATACAGCAGGTTGAAGCCTAA